The following are encoded together in the Drosophila biarmipes strain raj3 chromosome 3L, RU_DBia_V1.1, whole genome shotgun sequence genome:
- the LOC108030678 gene encoding probable E3 ubiquitin-protein ligase HERC4 isoform X1: MAAGRELYCWGSTSHGQLGLGGIEDEQILTPSQIPWTPDSAVTQVACGHRHTLFLTASGKVYACGSNDHSQLGHELPTKRPRMSPFRGRIPDSLLCRLFAVLIPELQDYVVTQIACGSRHSLALSDWGQVLSWGDNDCGQLGHATNQDIVQLPKVVRQLVSKTVVQIACGNNHSLALTSCGELYSWGSNIYGQLGVKSPNELTHCNHPVQLTTLLGIPLAAIACGGNHSFLISKSSAVFGWGRNNCGQLGLNDETNRAYPTQLKTLRTLGVRFVACGDEFSVFLTNEGGVFSCGAGAYGQLGHGFSSNEMLPRMVMELMGSTITQVACGNRHTMVLVPSRGRVYAFGLGSSGQLGTRSTKSLMLPQVVIGPWVSPSGSALLQSNDAKVSVVIHQIFSGGDQSIVTTTLFMDKMPPEDFRNYKPKSQILALTAEVTKQCAHFKQSDQSDMDLLSSIELIFKSQACLNGSFLLDHDRHFGCSVRNHGLDLKAAQLAFDNLRVVENESIKQVIWDNITKELVGSLVGSPADVESMRLYLLLPLYHEFVNSKHYKSLQVPFANAIFKLTENPRKVLIKWLAQTPAEYFEHLVQNFLHVVVHIISFKMGLTAVSPSAEIRNSLLPYNTELEVILKLMHTLCVINNLREDRLNYQTFYWPDLADYANVQLEYIKWITPLTANEFNICNFPFLFDPPTKMALLQADQAMQMHSAMVNAAHAFNFFNYGMPIYQFIVLNVTRENLVQDTLRELQRYSPSDLKKKLKIKFHGEEAEDAGGVRKEFFMLLLKDLLDPKYGMFKEFEESRLLWFADLSFETENMYFLIGVLCGLAIYNFTIINLPFPLALYKKLLGKPVDLSDLRQLSPPEANSMQSLLDYQGEDFKEVFDLTFEISRDVFGEAETKCLKPGGSDIAVTLENRQEFVDLYVDFVFNKSVELHYTAFHKGFMKVCSGRVIQIFQPEELMAVVVGNEDYDWQALQDNCEYREGYSTGDDTIKWFWEVIHDLTEAEKKSFLLYLTGSDRIPIQGMKALKLTIQPTPDERFLPVAHTCFNLLDLPRYKTKERLKYKLLQAIQQTQGFSLV; encoded by the exons ATGGCAGCAGGCAGGGAGCTCTACTGCTGGGGGAGCACCTCCCACGGACAATTGGGACTCGGCGGGATCGAGGATGAGCAG ATCCTCACGCCCAGCCAGATCCCCTGGACGCCTGACTCGGCCGTGACGCAGGTGGCCTGTGGCCACCGGCACACTCTCTTCCTGACCGCCAGCGGAAAGGTCTACGCCTGCGGGAGCAACGACCACTCCCAACTGGGACACGAACTGCCCACCAAAAGGCCACGTATGTCGCCATTTC GTGGCCGAATCCCGGACTCACTCCTCTGCCGACTCTTTGCAGTGCTTATCCCCGAACTGCAGGACTACGTGGTCACCCAGATCGCCTGCGGCAGCCGCCACTCACTGGCCCTCTCCGACTGGGGACAGGTTTTGAGCTGGGGCGACAACGACTGCGGGCAGCTGGGCCACGCCACTAACCAAGACATCGTCCAGCTGCCCAAGGTTGTGCGCCAACTGGTCTCCAAGACGGTGGTTCAAATCGCCTGCGGCAACAATCACAGCCTGGCGCTGACCAGTT GTGGCGAGCTGTATTCGTGGGGCTCCAACATCTACGGCCAGCTGGGCGTGAAGTCGCCCAACGAGCTCACGCATTGCAACCATCCCGTCCAGCTGACCACTCTGCTGGGAATTCCGCTTGCCGCGATCGCCTGTGGCGGCAATCACTCGTTCCTCATCTCCAAGTCCAGTGCGGTTTTCGGCTGGGGCAGGAACAATTGCGGGCAGCTGGGCCTAAACGACGAGACCAACCGCGCCTATCCCACCCAGCTGAAGACGCTGCGCACCCTGGGCGTTCGGTTTGTGGCCTGCGGCGATGAGTTTTCCGTTTTCCTGACCAACGAGGGAGGAGTGTTCAGCTGTGGAGCGGGCGCGTATGGCCAGTTGGGTCATGGCTTCAGCTCCAACGAGATGCTGCCGCGAATGGTAATGGAGCTAATGGGCAGCACCATCACCCAGGTGGCCTGTGGCAACAGGCACACTATGGTGCTGGTTCCATCGCGTGGCAGAGTCTATGCCTTCGGCTTGGGCAGCTCCGGGCAGCTGGGCACGAGGAGTACCAAGAGCCTGATGCTGCCACAGGTGGTCATCGGTCCCTGGGTGTCGCCCAGTGGGTCGGCCCTGCTGCAGTCCAACGACGCTAAGGTCTCAGTGGTCATCCATCAGATTTTCTCAGGAGGCGACCAGTCAATTGTGACCACAACTCTGTTTATGGACAAGATGCCGCCCGAGGACTTCAGAAACTACAA ACCGAAGTCGCAGATCCTGGCCTTGACGGCAGAGGTTACAAAGCAATGCGCCCATTTTAAGCAGAGTGATCAGAGCGACATGGATCTCCTGAGCTCCATTGAGCTAATCTTCAAGAGTCAGGCGTGTTTGAATGGTTCTTTCCTCTTGGATCACGACCGGCACTTTGGCTGCTCCGTTCGGAACCATGGATTGGATCTCAAGGCAGCTCAACTTGCATTTGACAACCTGCGCGTGGTGGAGAATGAAAGCATTAAGCAAGTT ATCTGGGACAATATAACCAAGGAACTTGTTGGTTCGTTGGTTGGCTCGCCAGCGGATGTGGAGAGCATGCGGTTATACCTCCTGTTGCCCCTCTATCACGAGTTCGTCAACTCCAAGCACTACAAGTCACTGCAGGTTCCGTTCGCAAATGCCATATTCAAGCTGACGGAGAATCCGCGCAAGGTGCTGATCAAGTGGCTGGCCCAAACGCCGGCTGAGTACTTTGAGCATCTTGTCCAGAACTTCTTGCACGTGGTTGTGCACATAATTAGCTTTAAAATGGGCTTGACTGCCGTCAGTCCCAGCGccgaaattcgaaattcg CTGCTGCCATACAACACCGAGCTGGAGGTGATCCTGAAGCTGATGCATACGCTCTGCGTGATTAACAACTTGCGCGAGGACCGCCTAAACTACCAAACCTTCTACTGGCCTGATCTGGCTGACTATGCGAATGTGCAACTGGAGTACATCAAGTGGATCACGCCGTTAACTGCCAACGAATTCAACATTTGCAACTTTCCATTCCTCTTCGATCCGCCTACCAAGATGGCGCTGCTCCAAGCGGATCAGGCGATGCAGATGCACTCTGCCATGGTCAATGCGGCCCAT GCTTTCAATTTCTTCAACTACGGCATGCCCATTTACCAGTTCATTGTGCTGAACGTGACGCGCGAGAACCTGGTGCAGGATACCCTCCGGGAGTTGCAGCGCTACTCGCCGAGTGATCTCAAGAAGAAGCTGAAAATCAAGTTCCATGgcgaggaggcggaggacgCGGGCGGTGTGCGCAAGGAGTTCTTCATGCTGCTGCTGAAGGATCTGCTCGATCCCAAGTACGGCATGTTCAAGGAGTTCGAAGAGTCGCGCCTGCTCTGGTTCGCTGATCTCAGCTTCGAGACGGAGAACATGTACTTTCTGATTGGCGTGCTCTGTGGCCTGGCCATCTACAACTTTACGATCATCAACTTGCCATTCCCGCTGGCTCTGTACAAGAAGTTGTTGGGCAAGCCGGTAGATCTCAGCGATCTCCGCCAGCTGTCGCCGCCGGAGGCCAACTCCATGCAGTCGCTGCTCGACTACCAGGGCGAGGACTTCAAGGAGGTATTTGATCTGACCTTTGAGATTTCACGCGACGTGTTTGGTGAGGCGGAGACCAAGTGCCTCAAGCCCGGTGGCAGTGATATAGCCGTGACGCTGGAAAACAG GCAGGAGTTTGTGGATCTGTATGTGGACTTTGTGTTCAACAAGTCCGTCGAGCTGCACTACACTGCATTTCACAAGGGCTTCATGAAGGTGTGCTCTGGTCGCGTGATTCAGATATTCCAGCCGGAGGAGCTGATGGCCGTGGTGGTGGGCAATGAGGACTATGACTGGCAGGCGCTGCAGGACAACTGCGAGTACCGGGAGGGCTACTCTACGGGCGATGATACA ATCAAATGGTTCTGGGAGGTCATTCACGACCTGACGGAGGCGGAGAAGAAGAGTTTCCTCCTCTACTTAACTGGCAGCGATCGTATACCCATCCAGGGGATGAAGGCCCTAAAA CTCACCATTCAACCCACGCCGGACGAACGATTCCTGCCCGTTGCTCACACCTGCTTCAATCTGCTGGACCTGCCGCGGTACAAGACCAAGGAGCGCCTGAAGTACAAATTACTGCAGGCCATCCAGCAAACTCAGGGCTTCAGCCTGGTCTGA
- the LOC108030678 gene encoding probable E3 ubiquitin-protein ligase HERC4 isoform X3, protein MAAGRELYCWGSTSHGQLGLGGIEDEQILTPSQIPWTPDSAVTQVACGHRHTLFLTASGKVYACGSNDHSQLGHELPTKRPRMSPFLLIPELQDYVVTQIACGSRHSLALSDWGQVLSWGDNDCGQLGHATNQDIVQLPKVVRQLVSKTVVQIACGNNHSLALTSCGELYSWGSNIYGQLGVKSPNELTHCNHPVQLTTLLGIPLAAIACGGNHSFLISKSSAVFGWGRNNCGQLGLNDETNRAYPTQLKTLRTLGVRFVACGDEFSVFLTNEGGVFSCGAGAYGQLGHGFSSNEMLPRMVMELMGSTITQVACGNRHTMVLVPSRGRVYAFGLGSSGQLGTRSTKSLMLPQVVIGPWVSPSGSALLQSNDAKVSVVIHQIFSGGDQSIVTTTLFMDKMPPEDFRNYKPKSQILALTAEVTKQCAHFKQSDQSDMDLLSSIELIFKSQACLNGSFLLDHDRHFGCSVRNHGLDLKAAQLAFDNLRVVENESIKQVIWDNITKELVGSLVGSPADVESMRLYLLLPLYHEFVNSKHYKSLQVPFANAIFKLTENPRKVLIKWLAQTPAEYFEHLVQNFLHVVVHIISFKMGLTAVSPSAEIRNSLLPYNTELEVILKLMHTLCVINNLREDRLNYQTFYWPDLADYANVQLEYIKWITPLTANEFNICNFPFLFDPPTKMALLQADQAMQMHSAMVNAAHAFNFFNYGMPIYQFIVLNVTRENLVQDTLRELQRYSPSDLKKKLKIKFHGEEAEDAGGVRKEFFMLLLKDLLDPKYGMFKEFEESRLLWFADLSFETENMYFLIGVLCGLAIYNFTIINLPFPLALYKKLLGKPVDLSDLRQLSPPEANSMQSLLDYQGEDFKEVFDLTFEISRDVFGEAETKCLKPGGSDIAVTLENRQEFVDLYVDFVFNKSVELHYTAFHKGFMKVCSGRVIQIFQPEELMAVVVGNEDYDWQALQDNCEYREGYSTGDDTIKWFWEVIHDLTEAEKKSFLLYLTGSDRIPIQGMKALKLTIQPTPDERFLPVAHTCFNLLDLPRYKTKERLKYKLLQAIQQTQGFSLV, encoded by the exons ATGGCAGCAGGCAGGGAGCTCTACTGCTGGGGGAGCACCTCCCACGGACAATTGGGACTCGGCGGGATCGAGGATGAGCAG ATCCTCACGCCCAGCCAGATCCCCTGGACGCCTGACTCGGCCGTGACGCAGGTGGCCTGTGGCCACCGGCACACTCTCTTCCTGACCGCCAGCGGAAAGGTCTACGCCTGCGGGAGCAACGACCACTCCCAACTGGGACACGAACTGCCCACCAAAAGGCCACGTATGTCGCCATTTC TGCTTATCCCCGAACTGCAGGACTACGTGGTCACCCAGATCGCCTGCGGCAGCCGCCACTCACTGGCCCTCTCCGACTGGGGACAGGTTTTGAGCTGGGGCGACAACGACTGCGGGCAGCTGGGCCACGCCACTAACCAAGACATCGTCCAGCTGCCCAAGGTTGTGCGCCAACTGGTCTCCAAGACGGTGGTTCAAATCGCCTGCGGCAACAATCACAGCCTGGCGCTGACCAGTT GTGGCGAGCTGTATTCGTGGGGCTCCAACATCTACGGCCAGCTGGGCGTGAAGTCGCCCAACGAGCTCACGCATTGCAACCATCCCGTCCAGCTGACCACTCTGCTGGGAATTCCGCTTGCCGCGATCGCCTGTGGCGGCAATCACTCGTTCCTCATCTCCAAGTCCAGTGCGGTTTTCGGCTGGGGCAGGAACAATTGCGGGCAGCTGGGCCTAAACGACGAGACCAACCGCGCCTATCCCACCCAGCTGAAGACGCTGCGCACCCTGGGCGTTCGGTTTGTGGCCTGCGGCGATGAGTTTTCCGTTTTCCTGACCAACGAGGGAGGAGTGTTCAGCTGTGGAGCGGGCGCGTATGGCCAGTTGGGTCATGGCTTCAGCTCCAACGAGATGCTGCCGCGAATGGTAATGGAGCTAATGGGCAGCACCATCACCCAGGTGGCCTGTGGCAACAGGCACACTATGGTGCTGGTTCCATCGCGTGGCAGAGTCTATGCCTTCGGCTTGGGCAGCTCCGGGCAGCTGGGCACGAGGAGTACCAAGAGCCTGATGCTGCCACAGGTGGTCATCGGTCCCTGGGTGTCGCCCAGTGGGTCGGCCCTGCTGCAGTCCAACGACGCTAAGGTCTCAGTGGTCATCCATCAGATTTTCTCAGGAGGCGACCAGTCAATTGTGACCACAACTCTGTTTATGGACAAGATGCCGCCCGAGGACTTCAGAAACTACAA ACCGAAGTCGCAGATCCTGGCCTTGACGGCAGAGGTTACAAAGCAATGCGCCCATTTTAAGCAGAGTGATCAGAGCGACATGGATCTCCTGAGCTCCATTGAGCTAATCTTCAAGAGTCAGGCGTGTTTGAATGGTTCTTTCCTCTTGGATCACGACCGGCACTTTGGCTGCTCCGTTCGGAACCATGGATTGGATCTCAAGGCAGCTCAACTTGCATTTGACAACCTGCGCGTGGTGGAGAATGAAAGCATTAAGCAAGTT ATCTGGGACAATATAACCAAGGAACTTGTTGGTTCGTTGGTTGGCTCGCCAGCGGATGTGGAGAGCATGCGGTTATACCTCCTGTTGCCCCTCTATCACGAGTTCGTCAACTCCAAGCACTACAAGTCACTGCAGGTTCCGTTCGCAAATGCCATATTCAAGCTGACGGAGAATCCGCGCAAGGTGCTGATCAAGTGGCTGGCCCAAACGCCGGCTGAGTACTTTGAGCATCTTGTCCAGAACTTCTTGCACGTGGTTGTGCACATAATTAGCTTTAAAATGGGCTTGACTGCCGTCAGTCCCAGCGccgaaattcgaaattcg CTGCTGCCATACAACACCGAGCTGGAGGTGATCCTGAAGCTGATGCATACGCTCTGCGTGATTAACAACTTGCGCGAGGACCGCCTAAACTACCAAACCTTCTACTGGCCTGATCTGGCTGACTATGCGAATGTGCAACTGGAGTACATCAAGTGGATCACGCCGTTAACTGCCAACGAATTCAACATTTGCAACTTTCCATTCCTCTTCGATCCGCCTACCAAGATGGCGCTGCTCCAAGCGGATCAGGCGATGCAGATGCACTCTGCCATGGTCAATGCGGCCCAT GCTTTCAATTTCTTCAACTACGGCATGCCCATTTACCAGTTCATTGTGCTGAACGTGACGCGCGAGAACCTGGTGCAGGATACCCTCCGGGAGTTGCAGCGCTACTCGCCGAGTGATCTCAAGAAGAAGCTGAAAATCAAGTTCCATGgcgaggaggcggaggacgCGGGCGGTGTGCGCAAGGAGTTCTTCATGCTGCTGCTGAAGGATCTGCTCGATCCCAAGTACGGCATGTTCAAGGAGTTCGAAGAGTCGCGCCTGCTCTGGTTCGCTGATCTCAGCTTCGAGACGGAGAACATGTACTTTCTGATTGGCGTGCTCTGTGGCCTGGCCATCTACAACTTTACGATCATCAACTTGCCATTCCCGCTGGCTCTGTACAAGAAGTTGTTGGGCAAGCCGGTAGATCTCAGCGATCTCCGCCAGCTGTCGCCGCCGGAGGCCAACTCCATGCAGTCGCTGCTCGACTACCAGGGCGAGGACTTCAAGGAGGTATTTGATCTGACCTTTGAGATTTCACGCGACGTGTTTGGTGAGGCGGAGACCAAGTGCCTCAAGCCCGGTGGCAGTGATATAGCCGTGACGCTGGAAAACAG GCAGGAGTTTGTGGATCTGTATGTGGACTTTGTGTTCAACAAGTCCGTCGAGCTGCACTACACTGCATTTCACAAGGGCTTCATGAAGGTGTGCTCTGGTCGCGTGATTCAGATATTCCAGCCGGAGGAGCTGATGGCCGTGGTGGTGGGCAATGAGGACTATGACTGGCAGGCGCTGCAGGACAACTGCGAGTACCGGGAGGGCTACTCTACGGGCGATGATACA ATCAAATGGTTCTGGGAGGTCATTCACGACCTGACGGAGGCGGAGAAGAAGAGTTTCCTCCTCTACTTAACTGGCAGCGATCGTATACCCATCCAGGGGATGAAGGCCCTAAAA CTCACCATTCAACCCACGCCGGACGAACGATTCCTGCCCGTTGCTCACACCTGCTTCAATCTGCTGGACCTGCCGCGGTACAAGACCAAGGAGCGCCTGAAGTACAAATTACTGCAGGCCATCCAGCAAACTCAGGGCTTCAGCCTGGTCTGA
- the LOC108030678 gene encoding probable E3 ubiquitin-protein ligase HERC4 isoform X2, producing MAAGRELYCWGSTSHGQLGLGGIEDEQILTPSQIPWTPDSAVTQVACGHRHTLFLTASGKVYACGSNDHSQLGHELPTKRPRGRIPDSLLCRLFAVLIPELQDYVVTQIACGSRHSLALSDWGQVLSWGDNDCGQLGHATNQDIVQLPKVVRQLVSKTVVQIACGNNHSLALTSCGELYSWGSNIYGQLGVKSPNELTHCNHPVQLTTLLGIPLAAIACGGNHSFLISKSSAVFGWGRNNCGQLGLNDETNRAYPTQLKTLRTLGVRFVACGDEFSVFLTNEGGVFSCGAGAYGQLGHGFSSNEMLPRMVMELMGSTITQVACGNRHTMVLVPSRGRVYAFGLGSSGQLGTRSTKSLMLPQVVIGPWVSPSGSALLQSNDAKVSVVIHQIFSGGDQSIVTTTLFMDKMPPEDFRNYKPKSQILALTAEVTKQCAHFKQSDQSDMDLLSSIELIFKSQACLNGSFLLDHDRHFGCSVRNHGLDLKAAQLAFDNLRVVENESIKQVIWDNITKELVGSLVGSPADVESMRLYLLLPLYHEFVNSKHYKSLQVPFANAIFKLTENPRKVLIKWLAQTPAEYFEHLVQNFLHVVVHIISFKMGLTAVSPSAEIRNSLLPYNTELEVILKLMHTLCVINNLREDRLNYQTFYWPDLADYANVQLEYIKWITPLTANEFNICNFPFLFDPPTKMALLQADQAMQMHSAMVNAAHAFNFFNYGMPIYQFIVLNVTRENLVQDTLRELQRYSPSDLKKKLKIKFHGEEAEDAGGVRKEFFMLLLKDLLDPKYGMFKEFEESRLLWFADLSFETENMYFLIGVLCGLAIYNFTIINLPFPLALYKKLLGKPVDLSDLRQLSPPEANSMQSLLDYQGEDFKEVFDLTFEISRDVFGEAETKCLKPGGSDIAVTLENRQEFVDLYVDFVFNKSVELHYTAFHKGFMKVCSGRVIQIFQPEELMAVVVGNEDYDWQALQDNCEYREGYSTGDDTIKWFWEVIHDLTEAEKKSFLLYLTGSDRIPIQGMKALKLTIQPTPDERFLPVAHTCFNLLDLPRYKTKERLKYKLLQAIQQTQGFSLV from the exons ATGGCAGCAGGCAGGGAGCTCTACTGCTGGGGGAGCACCTCCCACGGACAATTGGGACTCGGCGGGATCGAGGATGAGCAG ATCCTCACGCCCAGCCAGATCCCCTGGACGCCTGACTCGGCCGTGACGCAGGTGGCCTGTGGCCACCGGCACACTCTCTTCCTGACCGCCAGCGGAAAGGTCTACGCCTGCGGGAGCAACGACCACTCCCAACTGGGACACGAACTGCCCACCAAAAGGCCAC GTGGCCGAATCCCGGACTCACTCCTCTGCCGACTCTTTGCAGTGCTTATCCCCGAACTGCAGGACTACGTGGTCACCCAGATCGCCTGCGGCAGCCGCCACTCACTGGCCCTCTCCGACTGGGGACAGGTTTTGAGCTGGGGCGACAACGACTGCGGGCAGCTGGGCCACGCCACTAACCAAGACATCGTCCAGCTGCCCAAGGTTGTGCGCCAACTGGTCTCCAAGACGGTGGTTCAAATCGCCTGCGGCAACAATCACAGCCTGGCGCTGACCAGTT GTGGCGAGCTGTATTCGTGGGGCTCCAACATCTACGGCCAGCTGGGCGTGAAGTCGCCCAACGAGCTCACGCATTGCAACCATCCCGTCCAGCTGACCACTCTGCTGGGAATTCCGCTTGCCGCGATCGCCTGTGGCGGCAATCACTCGTTCCTCATCTCCAAGTCCAGTGCGGTTTTCGGCTGGGGCAGGAACAATTGCGGGCAGCTGGGCCTAAACGACGAGACCAACCGCGCCTATCCCACCCAGCTGAAGACGCTGCGCACCCTGGGCGTTCGGTTTGTGGCCTGCGGCGATGAGTTTTCCGTTTTCCTGACCAACGAGGGAGGAGTGTTCAGCTGTGGAGCGGGCGCGTATGGCCAGTTGGGTCATGGCTTCAGCTCCAACGAGATGCTGCCGCGAATGGTAATGGAGCTAATGGGCAGCACCATCACCCAGGTGGCCTGTGGCAACAGGCACACTATGGTGCTGGTTCCATCGCGTGGCAGAGTCTATGCCTTCGGCTTGGGCAGCTCCGGGCAGCTGGGCACGAGGAGTACCAAGAGCCTGATGCTGCCACAGGTGGTCATCGGTCCCTGGGTGTCGCCCAGTGGGTCGGCCCTGCTGCAGTCCAACGACGCTAAGGTCTCAGTGGTCATCCATCAGATTTTCTCAGGAGGCGACCAGTCAATTGTGACCACAACTCTGTTTATGGACAAGATGCCGCCCGAGGACTTCAGAAACTACAA ACCGAAGTCGCAGATCCTGGCCTTGACGGCAGAGGTTACAAAGCAATGCGCCCATTTTAAGCAGAGTGATCAGAGCGACATGGATCTCCTGAGCTCCATTGAGCTAATCTTCAAGAGTCAGGCGTGTTTGAATGGTTCTTTCCTCTTGGATCACGACCGGCACTTTGGCTGCTCCGTTCGGAACCATGGATTGGATCTCAAGGCAGCTCAACTTGCATTTGACAACCTGCGCGTGGTGGAGAATGAAAGCATTAAGCAAGTT ATCTGGGACAATATAACCAAGGAACTTGTTGGTTCGTTGGTTGGCTCGCCAGCGGATGTGGAGAGCATGCGGTTATACCTCCTGTTGCCCCTCTATCACGAGTTCGTCAACTCCAAGCACTACAAGTCACTGCAGGTTCCGTTCGCAAATGCCATATTCAAGCTGACGGAGAATCCGCGCAAGGTGCTGATCAAGTGGCTGGCCCAAACGCCGGCTGAGTACTTTGAGCATCTTGTCCAGAACTTCTTGCACGTGGTTGTGCACATAATTAGCTTTAAAATGGGCTTGACTGCCGTCAGTCCCAGCGccgaaattcgaaattcg CTGCTGCCATACAACACCGAGCTGGAGGTGATCCTGAAGCTGATGCATACGCTCTGCGTGATTAACAACTTGCGCGAGGACCGCCTAAACTACCAAACCTTCTACTGGCCTGATCTGGCTGACTATGCGAATGTGCAACTGGAGTACATCAAGTGGATCACGCCGTTAACTGCCAACGAATTCAACATTTGCAACTTTCCATTCCTCTTCGATCCGCCTACCAAGATGGCGCTGCTCCAAGCGGATCAGGCGATGCAGATGCACTCTGCCATGGTCAATGCGGCCCAT GCTTTCAATTTCTTCAACTACGGCATGCCCATTTACCAGTTCATTGTGCTGAACGTGACGCGCGAGAACCTGGTGCAGGATACCCTCCGGGAGTTGCAGCGCTACTCGCCGAGTGATCTCAAGAAGAAGCTGAAAATCAAGTTCCATGgcgaggaggcggaggacgCGGGCGGTGTGCGCAAGGAGTTCTTCATGCTGCTGCTGAAGGATCTGCTCGATCCCAAGTACGGCATGTTCAAGGAGTTCGAAGAGTCGCGCCTGCTCTGGTTCGCTGATCTCAGCTTCGAGACGGAGAACATGTACTTTCTGATTGGCGTGCTCTGTGGCCTGGCCATCTACAACTTTACGATCATCAACTTGCCATTCCCGCTGGCTCTGTACAAGAAGTTGTTGGGCAAGCCGGTAGATCTCAGCGATCTCCGCCAGCTGTCGCCGCCGGAGGCCAACTCCATGCAGTCGCTGCTCGACTACCAGGGCGAGGACTTCAAGGAGGTATTTGATCTGACCTTTGAGATTTCACGCGACGTGTTTGGTGAGGCGGAGACCAAGTGCCTCAAGCCCGGTGGCAGTGATATAGCCGTGACGCTGGAAAACAG GCAGGAGTTTGTGGATCTGTATGTGGACTTTGTGTTCAACAAGTCCGTCGAGCTGCACTACACTGCATTTCACAAGGGCTTCATGAAGGTGTGCTCTGGTCGCGTGATTCAGATATTCCAGCCGGAGGAGCTGATGGCCGTGGTGGTGGGCAATGAGGACTATGACTGGCAGGCGCTGCAGGACAACTGCGAGTACCGGGAGGGCTACTCTACGGGCGATGATACA ATCAAATGGTTCTGGGAGGTCATTCACGACCTGACGGAGGCGGAGAAGAAGAGTTTCCTCCTCTACTTAACTGGCAGCGATCGTATACCCATCCAGGGGATGAAGGCCCTAAAA CTCACCATTCAACCCACGCCGGACGAACGATTCCTGCCCGTTGCTCACACCTGCTTCAATCTGCTGGACCTGCCGCGGTACAAGACCAAGGAGCGCCTGAAGTACAAATTACTGCAGGCCATCCAGCAAACTCAGGGCTTCAGCCTGGTCTGA